A window of Sphingobium herbicidovorans contains these coding sequences:
- a CDS encoding alpha/beta hydrolase: MRITAVLLGMSLTLSSLAVAQDRPNPISPDRTVTVPRFRLPPSVYLSREARERMAKRPADTGAALDSIARGGSEVARRIRNGQDKVALARSAEMGRRYGVTIEATEIAGIKGYWVRPEKVAPANKGKVLVNLPGGGFVVSAPGAGAIAEAAPLAGMAGIAILTISYSQAPEARFPAASRDVAAVYRELLKTHKARNIGFFGGSAGGLLTAQSLAWFQKESLPTPGAAGVLCASADARWAGDAWYWFKPLQGLTAPPTLDERFYYGDHDLSDPLMSPIESSEVLKRFPPTLLITATRAGELSAAVNTHRLLVKAGVEADLHVWDGLNHCFYTDDKIPESREAFGVMARFFTRHLGSR; this comes from the coding sequence ATGCGCATCACGGCAGTTCTGCTCGGTATGAGCCTAACACTGTCGTCCTTGGCAGTGGCCCAGGACCGACCAAATCCGATCTCTCCCGATCGCACCGTCACCGTGCCGAGGTTCCGACTGCCGCCGTCTGTCTACCTGAGCCGGGAGGCTCGCGAGCGCATGGCGAAACGACCCGCCGACACCGGCGCTGCTCTCGACAGCATCGCTAGGGGCGGCTCTGAGGTCGCGCGGCGGATCCGCAATGGACAAGACAAGGTCGCCCTCGCACGCTCTGCTGAGATGGGCAGGCGCTACGGCGTGACGATTGAAGCGACTGAGATCGCAGGCATCAAAGGCTATTGGGTTCGTCCCGAGAAGGTCGCTCCTGCCAATAAAGGCAAGGTGTTGGTCAATTTGCCGGGCGGGGGCTTCGTGGTCAGTGCGCCCGGCGCTGGCGCCATAGCAGAAGCCGCGCCGTTGGCAGGAATGGCCGGGATAGCCATACTGACGATCTCGTACAGCCAGGCACCGGAAGCGAGATTTCCTGCGGCGAGCCGCGATGTCGCTGCCGTCTATCGTGAGCTCCTCAAGACCCATAAGGCGAGGAATATCGGCTTCTTCGGCGGCTCTGCTGGTGGGCTGCTGACGGCGCAATCGCTCGCCTGGTTTCAAAAGGAGAGCTTGCCCACGCCTGGCGCGGCCGGCGTCCTTTGCGCTTCGGCTGACGCTCGCTGGGCGGGCGATGCCTGGTACTGGTTCAAGCCGCTGCAGGGTCTCACCGCACCGCCAACACTGGATGAGCGCTTCTATTATGGGGATCATGATCTCTCCGATCCGCTTATGTCCCCGATAGAGTCCAGCGAAGTGTTGAAGCGTTTTCCGCCCACGCTCCTTATCACCGCCACCCGGGCGGGAGAGTTGAGCGCGGCGGTGAATACCCATCGCTTGCTCGTCAAAGCAGGGGTTGAGGCGGATCTGCATGTCTGGGATGGTTTAAATCATTGCTTTTATACGGACGATAAGATCCCAGAATCGCGAGAGGCATTTGGCGTCATGGCGCGCTTCTTCACGCGGCACCTTGGCAGCAGGTAG
- a CDS encoding CPBP family intramembrane glutamic endopeptidase yields the protein MNIAITASLSTHELAGLDGMARQFADLRHQDYSDPRSYLLVMASFTGLTFLGNSVLYTFTEEVGWRGYLYHLWRPFGFWRSSIATGLVWGIWHWPMIYLFGLNYPDHRALGLAIFPISTILFAVILTLVRDRAGSVLAPGILHAGVNSLALIVLVVLDHPTYPWDAVGIGYLAALAAGALVTAAFQQAKPQSFVRHRCWTTQPR from the coding sequence ATGAACATTGCCATCACTGCTTCACTTTCGACGCATGAGCTTGCCGGCCTCGATGGCATGGCGAGACAGTTTGCGGATTTGCGTCATCAAGATTATTCAGATCCTCGATCTTATCTCCTCGTGATGGCGAGCTTCACCGGGCTGACTTTTCTCGGCAACTCCGTACTCTACACCTTCACGGAGGAAGTCGGCTGGCGTGGCTACCTTTACCATCTATGGCGGCCATTCGGCTTTTGGCGAAGCTCGATTGCTACTGGCCTTGTCTGGGGCATTTGGCACTGGCCCATGATCTATTTGTTCGGTCTGAATTATCCCGACCACCGCGCTCTCGGCCTGGCGATCTTCCCTATTTCCACAATTTTGTTTGCCGTCATCCTGACGCTTGTGCGTGACCGTGCCGGCTCTGTGCTGGCGCCAGGCATACTGCACGCTGGTGTCAACAGCCTAGCTTTGATCGTACTGGTCGTGCTGGACCATCCGACATATCCATGGGATGCGGTCGGCATAGGCTACTTGGCAGCCTTAGCGGCGGGGGCACTGGTGACTGCGGCTTTCCAGCAGGCAAAGCCGCAATCGTTCGTCCGCCACCGCTGCTGGACGACACAGCCCAGATGA
- a CDS encoding ABC transporter permease, with protein sequence MTLVAYELRLLLRSRMAVLALLLVALLSIAAVAAGMAEVTRQRDVIARIQPQQAQDIASIAAWVDKSKDAGSAAYYSFHATWDAPAPLAFAALGLRDVAPYILRIRALGLEAQLYDGEAFNPELALPGRFDFAFVLVYLTPLFVIALFHDLVSGEREAGRLRMLDAIAGSGRHLWARRVLLRGGLLFLALAVPLAIGAILSQVPGVTLLAVLGMVVLYLAFWISVTLLIARLRWSSVANAATLAGLWLVLTLILPTVAHVAINQAIPVGQGVELTLAQREAVNRAWDIPREDTMRAFYAHHPEWRDSPPLTAAFHYKWYLAFHQVGDESVAGKVAAYRRGIEARDAAAHSVGWLLPPVGVQTLLARLAETDMQAQLAYQDRIRHFHKRLRNFYYGYLFTDTPFGKADFEKAPKFRG encoded by the coding sequence ATGACACTGGTCGCTTATGAACTGCGCCTGCTGCTTCGATCGCGCATGGCGGTGCTGGCGCTGCTTCTAGTCGCTTTGCTCTCCATCGCCGCCGTGGCGGCGGGTATGGCGGAGGTCACCCGCCAACGCGATGTCATCGCCCGCATCCAGCCCCAACAGGCGCAGGATATCGCCAGCATCGCCGCATGGGTGGACAAGTCGAAGGACGCAGGCAGCGCGGCCTATTACAGCTTTCACGCGACATGGGATGCGCCCGCGCCGCTGGCCTTCGCCGCGCTCGGCCTGCGCGATGTTGCGCCCTATATCCTGCGGATCCGCGCGCTCGGGCTGGAGGCGCAACTCTATGACGGAGAGGCGTTCAATCCCGAACTCGCCCTGCCGGGCCGCTTCGATTTCGCCTTCGTGCTGGTCTATCTGACACCGCTGTTCGTGATTGCGTTGTTCCACGATCTGGTGTCGGGTGAACGGGAAGCTGGCCGCCTGCGCATGCTGGACGCGATCGCCGGGTCGGGGCGGCATCTATGGGCGCGCCGGGTTCTGCTGCGCGGCGGACTGCTGTTCTTGGCGCTGGCAGTGCCGCTGGCGATTGGCGCGATCTTGTCCCAGGTGCCGGGCGTCACGTTGCTGGCGGTGTTGGGGATGGTGGTGCTTTATCTCGCCTTTTGGATAAGTGTGACGTTGCTGATCGCCCGGCTGCGCTGGTCGTCGGTTGCCAATGCAGCGACGCTGGCGGGCTTATGGCTCGTGCTGACGCTGATCCTGCCGACAGTCGCCCATGTGGCTATCAACCAGGCCATTCCGGTCGGCCAAGGCGTGGAACTGACGCTCGCCCAACGTGAAGCGGTCAACCGCGCCTGGGATATCCCGCGCGAGGACACGATGCGCGCCTTCTATGCGCACCATCCCGAATGGAGGGACAGTCCGCCGCTGACCGCCGCCTTTCACTATAAATGGTATCTCGCCTTTCATCAGGTCGGGGATGAAAGCGTCGCGGGCAAGGTCGCAGCCTATCGCCGCGGGATTGAGGCGCGTGATGCGGCGGCTCACAGCGTCGGCTGGCTGTTGCCGCCCGTCGGAGTGCAGACATTACTCGCTCGGCTCGCCGAAACGGACATGCAAGCGCAACTCGCCTATCAGGACCGGATCCGGCACTTCCACAAGCGCCTGCGCAATTTCTACTACGGCTACCTCTTCACGGACACACCCTTCGGCAAGGCCGACTTTGAAAAGGCACCAAAGTTTAGGGGCTGA